One genomic segment of Rivularia sp. PCC 7116 includes these proteins:
- a CDS encoding Mur ligase family protein: MAKVQFIDKLRLGLAVSAAKSVTFGVRTLRLGAASVLPGSIARRIEPKLLQSLSQQVKHGIILIAGTNGKTTTSLLLRTMLEEQGFRVAHNSTGANLENGLVTALMESTNLIGNLNVDYAILEVDENIVAKVLQPIQPKVILCLNLFRDQLDRYGEVDSISKRWTKAISTLAPDTVVIPNADDPTLSYLGQQLSQKVVFFGLNEPEKYLEAIPHAVDSIYCPNCGHSLDYEGVYLSHLGDYTCSSCGFAKSEPDLKSREWEQVLVGLYNKYNTLAAATAAKELGIDEANIRKAIPKFQPAFGRAEELTINGKQVRILLSKNPVGTNETIRVVTESNNKTTLLVLNDRVQDGEDVSWIWDVDTEKLVQRGGTLIVSGDRVYDMALRLRYSENSADRNLNLIVEEDLRKAITTALENTPENETLHILPTYTAMLDVREALTGKKIR; the protein is encoded by the coding sequence GTGGCAAAAGTTCAATTTATAGATAAACTCAGGCTTGGTTTGGCTGTGTCTGCTGCAAAAAGCGTGACTTTTGGAGTCCGTACTTTGCGTTTGGGTGCAGCTTCTGTTTTACCTGGTTCAATTGCACGACGTATTGAACCCAAACTTTTGCAATCTTTGAGCCAGCAGGTTAAACATGGCATTATTTTAATTGCTGGTACCAATGGTAAAACGACTACGTCTTTACTATTACGCACCATGTTGGAAGAGCAAGGTTTCCGGGTTGCTCATAATTCTACTGGGGCTAATCTGGAAAATGGTTTGGTAACTGCTTTGATGGAAAGTACCAACTTGATTGGTAATTTAAATGTAGATTACGCCATTTTAGAAGTTGATGAAAATATCGTTGCTAAAGTATTGCAGCCTATTCAACCAAAAGTAATTCTTTGTTTAAATTTATTTCGCGATCAGCTTGATAGATATGGTGAAGTAGATTCTATTAGCAAGCGCTGGACAAAAGCAATTTCTACTTTGGCTCCCGATACAGTAGTTATTCCCAACGCTGACGATCCGACTTTATCTTACTTAGGACAGCAGCTATCCCAAAAAGTAGTATTTTTTGGTTTAAACGAACCGGAAAAGTATCTAGAAGCGATTCCCCATGCAGTAGATTCAATTTATTGTCCTAATTGCGGACATTCTTTAGATTATGAAGGTGTATATCTATCCCATTTAGGAGATTATACTTGTTCGAGCTGTGGCTTTGCGAAAAGCGAACCCGATTTAAAAAGTCGCGAATGGGAACAAGTTTTAGTAGGACTTTATAACAAATACAATACCTTAGCCGCAGCCACTGCCGCTAAAGAATTAGGAATTGACGAAGCTAACATCCGTAAAGCAATTCCCAAATTTCAACCAGCCTTTGGGCGTGCGGAAGAATTAACCATAAATGGCAAGCAAGTACGTATTTTGCTATCAAAAAATCCGGTAGGTACTAACGAAACCATTCGTGTAGTTACCGAAAGTAATAATAAAACAACTTTGCTGGTTTTGAACGATAGAGTGCAGGATGGGGAAGACGTATCCTGGATTTGGGATGTTGATACCGAGAAATTGGTACAGCGGGGAGGTACCTTAATTGTCAGCGGCGATCGCGTTTATGATATGGCTTTACGCCTGCGCTACAGCGAAAATTCTGCGGATCGAAATTTGAACTTAATTGTCGAAGAAGATTTACGAAAAGCAATTACAACTGCTTTGGAAAATACCCCCGAAAACGAAACTTTGCATATCTTACCCACATATACAGCCATGTTAGATGTACGAGAAGCATTGACTGGTAAGAAGATTCGGTAA
- a CDS encoding phosphatidylserine/phosphatidylglycerophosphate/cardiolipin synthase family protein, translating to MIVSILLRLFIALLILSLIILIGFYFRGAFRDRVKYRVKNPLKPDEPEFPYALASTTNSFISNGVVTDFWNQAADIQQARLDAIGKAQYTINFETFFMTPGKRADDFAIALAERAGAGVEVRLIVDQYGTKDISKQYWQRLRATGVKVSFFNSFNWKAPLDYAGRTHRKLLLIDSKFGLVGGAGISDLWDGTQKDDDTQPWLDVEMRLEGEIIQLLEGVFSQHWTFEDCTANFSKQKFQIAEDNKKHHLMLVVPGANPRIRFSPIQNFKYNSFICATKRIWLASPYFLPDKHSINLLVEAKQKGVDVRILTTSKRSDKKPVYYASYEHYGKLLEGGVEIYEFQPSMTHAKLLLIDDIWATTGSANFDPRSLVHNEELDICSAQPELVEGIRDTFEKGFTQSKRITYDEWKKRSLIKHRILGNIVDFFQWQL from the coding sequence ATGATTGTATCAATTCTGTTACGGCTGTTTATTGCATTATTGATACTCAGCTTAATTATTCTCATCGGTTTTTATTTCCGAGGAGCCTTTCGCGATCGCGTCAAATATCGAGTCAAGAATCCGCTCAAACCAGATGAACCAGAATTTCCGTATGCCTTAGCTAGCACGACAAATTCTTTTATTAGTAATGGGGTAGTTACCGATTTCTGGAATCAAGCTGCTGATATTCAACAAGCTCGTTTAGATGCTATCGGTAAAGCACAATATACAATTAACTTTGAAACTTTCTTTATGACTCCCGGTAAGAGAGCGGATGACTTTGCAATTGCCCTCGCCGAAAGAGCAGGTGCGGGTGTTGAAGTCAGGTTGATTGTAGATCAATACGGCACAAAAGATATATCTAAACAATACTGGCAGCGTTTGCGAGCAACGGGGGTAAAAGTATCCTTTTTCAATTCCTTTAACTGGAAAGCTCCTTTAGATTATGCCGGTCGTACTCACCGTAAACTATTATTAATTGATAGTAAATTTGGTTTAGTCGGTGGTGCTGGTATTTCCGATCTTTGGGATGGTACCCAAAAAGATGATGATACTCAGCCTTGGTTAGATGTAGAGATGCGTCTCGAAGGAGAAATTATTCAACTTTTAGAAGGAGTATTTTCGCAACACTGGACTTTTGAAGACTGTACTGCAAATTTCTCTAAGCAAAAGTTTCAAATTGCTGAGGATAACAAGAAACATCATTTAATGCTAGTAGTACCGGGAGCTAACCCAAGAATACGTTTTTCACCGATTCAGAATTTTAAATACAACAGTTTTATTTGTGCTACAAAAAGGATTTGGCTTGCTAGCCCTTATTTTTTACCCGATAAACATTCTATAAACCTATTGGTAGAAGCAAAACAAAAAGGGGTAGACGTTCGCATTCTTACTACTAGCAAGCGTAGCGATAAAAAGCCCGTTTATTATGCTTCTTACGAGCATTACGGTAAATTGCTTGAAGGTGGTGTCGAAATTTATGAATTTCAACCCAGCATGACTCACGCAAAATTGTTGTTAATTGATGATATTTGGGCAACAACTGGAAGTGCAAATTTTGACCCCCGCAGCCTTGTTCATAACGAAGAGTTAGATATTTGTAGCGCCCAGCCTGAATTAGTAGAAGGGATTAGAGATACTTTTGAAAAAGGTTTTACTCAAAGTAAACGCATTACTTATGATGAGTGGAAAAAACGCTCTTTAATTAAGCACAGAATATTGGGTAATATAGTTGATTTCTTTCAATGGCAGTTGTAA
- a CDS encoding thylakoid membrane photosystem I accumulation factor — MNKLKSYILHMFSYSWQRCLSLLMLISCILLTTVHPVLAAINDDTYEGNIFMVYAGNGSLVPAHATLAEALANHKPAMIAFYVDDSSDCKEYAVVISRIQSYYGKAAEIIPVDVDRIQLEANDSPTQPDYYYAGGVPQVVVFNQEGDVILNKKGQVPFEEIDDKFREVFDLLPRSESVELRRRSFNEFSSELSE; from the coding sequence ATGAATAAATTAAAGTCGTATATTTTACATATGTTTTCTTACAGTTGGCAGCGCTGTTTGTCTTTGTTGATGTTAATAAGTTGTATCCTACTTACAACTGTGCATCCCGTATTAGCAGCTATCAATGACGATACTTATGAAGGCAATATTTTTATGGTTTATGCTGGCAACGGTTCGCTGGTTCCCGCACATGCAACTTTAGCCGAAGCTTTAGCAAATCATAAGCCTGCCATGATAGCTTTCTACGTGGATGACAGTAGCGATTGCAAAGAATACGCTGTTGTTATTTCCCGCATACAGTCATATTACGGTAAAGCGGCAGAAATTATTCCTGTAGACGTAGATAGAATTCAACTCGAAGCCAATGATTCTCCTACCCAACCAGATTATTACTATGCCGGTGGTGTACCTCAAGTAGTAGTATTTAATCAAGAGGGAGATGTGATTTTAAACAAAAAAGGGCAAGTACCTTTTGAAGAAATAGATGACAAGTTTAGAGAAGTGTTTGATTTACTACCGCGTTCTGAATCCGTAGAATTAAGACGCCGTTCCTTTAATGAGTTCAGTAGCGAGTTATCTGAATAA